The Diceros bicornis minor isolate mBicDic1 chromosome 26, mDicBic1.mat.cur, whole genome shotgun sequence sequence acattctatgaggccaacatcaccctgataccaaagccagacaaagacaatactaagaaggaaaactacagagcaatatccctgatgaacatagatgcaaaaatcctcaacaaaatattggcaaactgaatacagtaatacattaaaaagatcatacaccatgatcaagtgggatttataccagggacagagggatggttcaacatccgcaaatcgatcaatgtgatacaccgcattaacaaaacgaggaataaaaaccatatgatcatctcaatagatgcagagaaggcttttgacaagatccaacatccatttatgataaaaactctcaacaaaatgagtacagaaggaaagtaccttaacataataaaggccatatatgacaaacccacagcccacatcatactcaatggggaaaaactgaaagccatccctctgaaaacagggacaagacaagggtgcccactctcgccattcttattcaacacagtactggaggttctggccagagcaattaggcaagaaaaaagaataaaaggaatccaaataggcaacgaagaagtgaaactctcactgtttgcagatgacattatcttatatatagaaaacactaaagaatccattggaaaactattagaaataatcaacaactacagcctaGTGGCAGggcacaaaatcaacttacagaaatcagctgtatttctatataccaacaacaaactaacagaaagagaactcaagaagacaatcccatttacaattgcaacaaaaagaataaaatatctagcagtaaatttaaccaaggaagtgaaagaactatacaatgaaaactataagacattattgagtgaaatcaatgatgacataaagaaatggaaaaatattccaggcacttggattggaagaataaacatagttaaaatgtccatactacctaaagcaatctacagattcagtgcaatcccaatcagaatcccaaggacattcttcacagaaatagaacaaagaatactaacattcatatggggcaacaaaagaccccgtatagctaaagcaatcctgaaaaagaagaacaaggctggaggcatcacaatccctgacttcaaaacatactacaaagcgatagtaattaaaacagcgtggtactggtacaaaaacagacacacagatcaatggaacagaattgaaattccagaaataaaatctcacatctatgggcagctaatctttgacaaaggagccaaggacatacagtggagaaaggaaagtctcttcagtaaatggtgttgggaaaactggacagccacttgcaaaagaatgaaagtagaccattttcttttgctatacacaaaaattagctcaaaatggatcacagacctgaaggtgagacctgaaactataaaactcctggaggaaaatatcagtagtacactactcgccaccagccataaagggatctttttgaattccatgtctactcagacaagggaaacaaaagaaaaaataaacaagtgggacttcatcagattaaagagcgtCTACAAGGCAAActaaaccaggatcaaaatgaatagggaacccaccagctgggaaaaaatatttgcaaatcatatatctgacaagggattactctccatgatatataaagaactcacacaactgaataacaaaaaaaaaaaaacaaaaaacccaatcaaaaaatgggcagaagaaatgaacagacacttctccaaagaagatatacagatggccactagacacatgaaaagatgcccaacatcactaatcatcagggaaatgcaaatcaaaaccacactaagatatcaccttacacccgttagaatgacAATAATcgccaagacaaaaagcaacaaatgctggagaggctgtgaagaaatgggaaccctaatccactgctggtaggaacgcaaaatggtgcagcctctatggaaaacagtatggagattcctcaaaaaattaaaaatagaaataccagggccggcccggtagtgcaagcggttaagtgcgcgcgctctgctgtggcagcccagggttcaccggttcggatcccgggcgtgcaccgacacactgtcaggccatgctgtggcggcgtcccatataaagtggaggaagatgggcacggatgttatcccagggctggtcttcctcagcaaaaaaggaggaggattggcagatattagcacagggctgatctcctcacagaaaaaaaaaaaagaaataccttatgatccagctatcccactagtggggatctacccaacaaacctgaaatcaacaatccaaagaggcttatgcacccctatgttcatcgcagcattattcactatagccgagacatggaagcaacccaagtgtccctcgactgatgattggataaagaagatgtggtataggggccagctctgtggcttagcacttaagtgcaagcactctgctattggcggcctggggttcggatcccgggcgcgcactgacccactgcttgttgggccatgctgaggcagcatcccacatacagcaactagcaggatgtgcaactataacatacaactatctactggggctttggggaaaaaaagggaaaaaacagaaaaaaggagatgtggtatatatataccgtggaatactactcagccataaaaaagacaaaatcatgaggagtgacgtcagcatcatggcggagtgagctttcccgtgaattcttcccccacaagatacaacaaaagtaacagccacagaccaacaacggaatcccagacagtgaaaagctagagcggagggatccacactgccgcacatctgagagcggaacgtgctgggcccccggaggaagtggggagaggtaaggagaactccgctccctccccatcagatcagcgatccggtccgcgcggctcccagagagcgaggaggggcggccctcggcgggaaactgtagctcttcgggctctctcagccagtgggaaactcccgcacagagggctcagaggagccacagggctaccatcaacatctgagcaacccagagagcggataaagaggggcaaacgagaagcctcccacgtcagggacccagagggcaaaagagagagctcccccctccccgcaacccggagtctgcagctcgaccagatctagcggtccgaggcagacctgaataaactggactggacccgtggatcgcagtggggaaaaaaacaaaacaaaacaaaacaaaactgtggatcgcagcagaaaaactggagcagagcgcagggggcttagactacacagccctttaccaccagacagtggcggcaggtggaaattgcaaccagagacttccaggatgaggaaaatcaaaaccaacacaggaaccacaatgcaaaaatatatgaaatcaccagaccagaaacaaaatgacaagcacccagaaatcaaccccgaagacacagaaatccataaactaaatgacagagatttcaaaatagctatcataaaaacactcaacgaaatacgagacaacacaaacaattaaacgagattaggagtttcttcacaaaagagattgaaatcataaagaaaaacctatcagtgctgatggagatgaagaacacaatggaggagataaaggagaatctggaatctttaaagaacagagccgacaatatggaggaaagaattagtactttagaggataggaatacagatatactccagatggaagaagagagagaactaagactaaaaagaaatgaagaaagactccgagaaatatcggactctattagaaaatgtaacataagaattataggtattcctgaggaagaggagagggaaagaggaacagagagcctattcaaggaaataatagctgaaaatttcccaaatctggggaaggagcaggaaataccaataagcgaagccaacaggacgcctatatatattaacagacaaaggccttcaccacgacacctagtggtaaggctagccagggtcaacgacaaagaaacaatattaagggcagctagacaaaaacaaaaaataacgtacaaaggaactcccatcaggctctcagcggatttctcaacagaaaattttcaggctagaagagactggaatgatatattcaaaatactaaaagacaaaaactttcagccaagaatactctatccagcaaaaatatccttcaaatatgatggagaaatagtaactctcccagataaacaaaagctaagggagttcatggccacgagaccgccactacaagaaatactcaagaaggccctcaggcctgaaaacaagaagagaaagggaacacaaagcttggagtaaggagaaaagtaggcagacaaaatcagagaaatagtagatctttaccggaataggttagcaaccacttaaatactaaactcaaagatcaaaggaagaaattcaccaaaaataaatttaacctcatcactgtaaacacacagccacaacacaagatagaataaggtataacaagagcaacttagaaggggaagaggaaagtgactgaattgacttagtataaggaaataggaggctatcagataatggactatctcatacagaagatttttcgcccaaacctcaaggtaaccactaaacaaataatcaaaacaaaaccacatatgataaacaaagagaaaactagaagaatcataagacagaacaaccaaactgaattggcagtccaaaacaaatgggacaagaaacaaaggaaatgcaaaagaaccagaaaataagtgacaaaacagcaacattcaaccctcatatttcaataattaccctaaatgtaaatggattgaactctccaatcaaaagatacagagtggcaggatggattaaaaagcaagacccaacaatatgctgccttcaggaaacacatcttagcactaaagacaagcacaggctcagagtgaaaggatggaagacaatactccaagctaatggcaaacaaaagaaagcaggtgttgccatactcatatcagacaaagtagacttcaagataaaacaggttaagaaagacaaagaagggaaatatataatgataaaagggacactccatcaagaagacatatcacttataaatatatatgcacccaacataggagcaccaatgtacataaaacaactattaacaaacctaaaaggagaaatcaacaacaacacaataatagtaggggatcttaacaccacACTTAcggcaatggatagatcatccagacaaaaagttaataaagaaatattagatttaaatgaaaaactggacgagatggacctagtagacatatacagagcactccacccaaaaacagctgactacacattcttctcaagcgcgcatggaacattctctaggacagaccatatgttgggaaacaaagcaagcctcaataaatttaagaagattgaaatcataacaagcatcttttcagaccataaggctatgaaactggaaatgaaccaggaaaaaaaactgggaaagtgacaaaaatgtggagattaaacaacatgctactgaacaaccaatggatcattgatgaaattaaaggagaaatcaaaaactatctggaaacaaacgaaaatgataacatgccatatcaaaccatatgggacgcagcaaaagcggtcctgagagggaaactcatagcgatacaagcccaccttaacaaacaagaaaaagccctaataggcaaccttaaattacacctaacagaactagaaaaagaagaacaaacaaagcccaaagccagcagaaggagagaaataataaaaatcagagcagaaataaatgatattgagaccaaaaaaacagtagaaaggattaatgaaacaaagagttggttcttcgagaagataaacaaaatagacaaacccttagccaggctaactaagaaaaaaagagaaaaggctcaagtaaataaaattagaaatgaaagaggagaaattacaacggataccatggaaatacagaggattataagagaatactatgagaaattatatgccaacaaattggacaatctagaagaaatggataaattcttagacttatacaacctcccaaaattgaaccaagaagaaatggagaatctgaatagaccaatcacaagtaaagagattgaaatagtaatcaaaaacctcccaaaaaataaaagtccaggaccagatggcttctccagtgaattttaccaaacattcaaagaagatttaatacccatcctcctcaaactattccaaaaaatagaggaagatggaacacttcctgaatcattctatgaggccaacatcaccctgataccaaaaccagacaaagacaatacaaagaaagaaaattacaggccaatatcgctgatgaacattgatgcaaaaatcctcaacaaaatattggcaaactgaatacaacaatatattaaaaagatcatacaccatgatcaagtgggatttataccagagacgcagggatggctcaacatccgcaaatcaatcaacgtgatacatcacatcaacaaaacaaagaataaaaaccacatgatcgtctcaatagacgcagagaaggcatttgacaagatacaacatccatttatgataaaaactctcaataaaatgggaatagaaggaaagtacctcaacataataaaggccatatatgacaaacccacagctaacatcatactcaatggggaaagactgaaagccattcctctgagaacaggaacgaggcagggctgcccactctcaccactcctgttcaacatagtactggaggttttggccagagcaattaggcaagaaaaaggaataaaaggaatccaaacaggtaacgaagaagtgaaactctcactatttgcagatgacatgattgtatatatagaaaaccctaaagaatctgttggaaaactgttagaaacaatcaacaactacagcaaagttgcagggtacaaaatcaatctacaaaaatcagttgcatttctatatgctaataatgaactaacagaaagagagctcaaaaagataataccatttacaattgcatcaaaaagaataaaatacctaggaataaatcttaccaaggaggtgaaggacctatacaatgagaactacaagacattattgagggaaatctacgatgacataaagaaatggaaagatatcccatgcacgtggattggaagaataaacatagttaaaatgtctatattacctaaagcaatctacagattcaatgcaatcccaatcagaatcccaatgacattcttcacagaaatagaaaaaagaatactaaaatttatatggggcaacaaaagaccccgaatagctaaagaaatcctaaagaaaaagaacaaagcaggaggcatcacaattcctgacttcaaaacatactacaaagcaatagtaatcaaaacagcatggtactggtacaaaaacagacacacagatcaatggaacagaattgaaagcccagaaataaaaccacacatatacggacagctaattttcgacaaaggtgctaaggacatgcaatggagaaaggaaagtctcttcaataaatggtgttgggaaaactggacagccacatgcaaaagaatgaaagtggaccatgtgctatcgccattcacaaaaattaactcaaaatggatcaaagacctgaaggtgagacctgaaactataaaactcatagaagaaaatataggcaacacactatttgacattgggtttaaaggaatcttttcggatgacatgcctacccagactagggaaactaaagaaaaaataaacaagtgggactttatcagactaaagagcttttataagacaaatgaaaccagaatcaagatgaacaaacaaccaaccagctgggagagaatatttgcaaaacatacatctgacaaggggttgatctccataatatataaagaactcacacaattgaacaacaaaaaaacaaacaacccgatcaaaaaatgggcagaggaaatgaacagacacttctccaaggaagatatacagatggccaataggcacatgaaaagatgctcaacatcactaatcatcagggaaatgcaaatcaaaacaacactaagataccacctcatgcccgttagaatggctataatcaccaagacaaaaaacaacaaatgttggagaggatgtggagaaacaggaaccctcatacacagctggtgggaatgcaaattggtgcagcctctatggaaaacggtatggagattcctcaaagaattaaaaatagagatgccctatgatccagccatcccactactgggaatctatccaacgcacctgaaatcaacaatccaaagaggcttatgcacccctatgttcattgcagcattattcaccatagccaagaagtggaagcaacctaagtgtccctcgactgacgattggattaagaaaatgtggtatatatatacaatggaatactactcagccataaaaaaagacaaaatcgtcccatttgcaacaacatggatgggcctggagcgtattatgttaagtgaaataagccagaaagagaaagacaaacactgtatgatctcactcatatgtggaatataaaccaacacatggacagagaaaactggactgtggttacccgggaagtgggggtggggggtgggcacaaggggtgaagggaggcatatatggggtgatggacaaacaaaaatgtacaacccaaaatttcacaatgttagaaaccattaaaatatcaattaaaaaaaaaaaaaaagacaaaatcatcccatttgcaacaacatggatggacctggagggtattatgttaagtgaaataagccagaaagagcaagacaaacactgcgtgatttcactcatatgtggaacataaaccaCCACACAGActgatagaactgtttggtggttaccaggggctaggggggtggggggtgggcacaaggggtggagggatgcacttatatggtgactgataaacaataatgtacaacaaaaatttcacaataaaaaggaaaacaaacaaacaaacaaaaaagagaatggGTCCCTTGTGCCCTTGACCACATCCTAGGACCTTGAACTCTGAAATCTGTTAGGGTGGAGGGCAACTCTTTTCAACTGATGTCCTGCCTTCTGTGCCTCCCTGCCTTCATCCTGCCTGACACCCCGAAGCTGGTGAAAACAGTGGAGCTGCCCCTCAACCGGAACTACATGCTGGGCGCTCACCCACACGGGGGTCATGTGCATGGGAATATTCTGTAATTTCCTCACCGAGAGCAATGGCTTCTCCTGGCAGTTTCCTGGGCTTTGGCCCTGGACAGCTGCCCTGGCCGGCGTCTTCCACCTCCCAGTCTTTCGCAACTACATCACGTCCTACGGTGAGCCCCCAGCTGAGTGGGGGGAGGTGCCCCTTCGCCAGATTGCCCCCACGCACACACCCAGGGCGGGAACCTGTCTCGAACGTTGGCCAGGCTCGCAGTGGGCATCAGTGAATAACTTTGGAGCAAGTGTCCTGCGTCCTCACTGGGAGAGGCACTGTAGGGCACACGGACATGGGCATGAGGGCCAAGGGAGTCGGAAGGAATGGGATGTAGGGCCCACCCTTCCTATGTTAAAGGGTGGGATGAGTGGCCAGGGAGCCACGGAGGAGGTGGTGACTGCTCCCCACCTCCTCGTGCCTCCAGGACTGTGTTCCGTGAACCGCTGGAGCCTGGACTTTGTTCTGTCGCAGCCCCAGCGGGGGGCAGGCCGTGGTCATCCTGGTCGGGGGTGCCCACGAGTCCCTGTACGCAGTCCCAGGGGAGCACTGCCTCACTTTTCAGAAGCGGAAAGACTTTGTGACCTGGCACTGAGGCACGGGTGAGTGGGGTGCAGGCGCCTGGCCTGGGGCTGCTCCTAGTGGTCAGAACGTCACGGCGCGTCTGGGGGTCCACACTCTCAGTCCCTAGAAATCGGGTCCTTGTAGGTGGGACTGTGTGTCCCCAGAGCCCACAGTGCACCCTGCAGCTGGACAGCACTCATGTCCACGCTTGAGTGCTTACCTCGCGCCAAGCCCTGTGCCCACTTTCACCAGCTTCCTCCCGCCCAAGAGAGGCAGGGTCATAGTGCAAACAGCAGGACTCTTGGGCTCAGAagccctgggttcgaatccctTTCTGaccctctctcaaaggcaagacctTGGACTGTTTCTTTACCTGTGAAATAGGGCTAATACCTACCTTGCAACGATGTTATAGTTGTAGAGACTGGATGAGGAAATGTATATATGAAAGCCCAGTATGCGGTTGTTTctcaggaaatgtgagtccttTCTTCCAGATCTTTCTTTGTAGCCATCTTTTTTTGCTTCAAAAGGCCTTGGGAAATGGCATcgtggggtgtggggagagatTCGCCGCCCTCTGAGGCTCCCGTCCTGGGGCGCTCTGGGAGCCACTGGCCTGACCACCTCTCGTCTCTCCTGCCGCCCCTTCCCAGGGCCTCTCTGGTGCCTGTATACTTCTTTGGGGAGAATGATGTCTTCAGACTTAAGACTTTTGCCACAGGCTCCTGGCAGCATCTGTGTCAGACCACCTTCAAGAAGCTCATGGGCTTTGCTCCCTGCATCTTCTGGGGCCACAGTCTCTTCTCGGCTGAATCCTGGTGCCTGCTGCCCTTCGCTGTGCCTGTGACCACTGTGGGTGAGTGCCCAGCTCCGGGGAGGAAGGCTGCGGCAGCCGTGTGGGCAGCAGAGGCCTGTCGCCTCACCTGCGTCACCTCTCCTGCAGTGGGCCGCCCCATGCCGGTGCCCCAGCGCCTCAACCCCAGTGAGGAGGAAGTTGACCACTATCACATGCTCTACATGAAGGCTCTGGTGCAGCTGTTTGAGGAGCACAAGGAAAGCTCTGGGGTCGCGGCCTCTACTCGCCTCACCTTCCTCTAGCCCTGGCCTTGTGCCGCCTCCACCCCCCAGCCCTGGAGCCCTGATCCCAGTGCACTTCGACTTCCACCTA is a genomic window containing:
- the MOGAT3 gene encoding LOW QUALITY PROTEIN: 2-acylglycerol O-acyltransferase 3 (The sequence of the model RefSeq protein was modified relative to this genomic sequence to represent the inferred CDS: inserted 1 base in 1 codon; deleted 2 bases in 2 codons), whose product is MKTLQKQQLEAVSASQYVLTFLFMGPFFSLLLFLLFPSLWSLSVLYSVWLFLDWHTPNQGGRRSEWIRSWTVWKHLRDYYPIGLVKTVELPLNRNYMLGAHPHGVMCMGIFCNFLTESNGFSWQFPGLWPWTAALAGVFHLPVFRNYITSYGLCSVNRWSLDFVLSQPQRGQAVVILVGGAHESLYAVPGEHCLTFQKRKDFVXLALRHGASLVPVYFFGENDVFRLKTFATGSWQHLCQTTFKKLMGFAPCIFWGHSLFSAESWCLLPFAVPVTTVVGRPMPVPQRLNPSEEEVDHYHMLYMKALVQLFEEHKESSGVAASTRLTFL